The proteins below come from a single Deinococcus aerolatus genomic window:
- a CDS encoding NAD(P)/FAD-dependent oxidoreductase — protein MTPQHSDILVIGAGPAGLHAAFYAAWRGLSVRVLEARAEAGGQLGALYPDKRVYDVPGLPGARAAEVIQHLLRQLDGLDTEVRVNTVARSLKRAGSGWRVGTDQGSFTAGAVILAAGLGALLPRAARVPGVDSHPDVRTDLPDPAGLGGRRVLIVGGVPQAARAALDLLEAGATVTLTHSRALFRGDPASLARLETARAAGQLEVLAPARLLGLTPHGAQLEVNSERRTAGADTVLILGGYLPDLSPVQAWPLDWRGEYVPDGPGGCTALDGVWAVGDVAQSGGEFKLISLAFAQAAVAANHAAHHVQPELRVRPGHSSEKR, from the coding sequence ATGACGCCGCAGCATTCCGACATTCTGGTGATTGGCGCCGGTCCCGCGGGGCTTCACGCGGCCTTTTACGCGGCGTGGCGCGGGCTGAGCGTGCGCGTACTGGAAGCGCGGGCCGAGGCAGGCGGCCAGCTGGGGGCCCTGTACCCCGATAAACGCGTGTACGACGTGCCGGGCTTGCCGGGTGCGCGGGCGGCGGAGGTGATTCAGCACCTGCTGCGGCAACTAGACGGGCTGGACACGGAGGTGCGCGTGAACACGGTGGCCCGCAGCCTGAAACGGGCCGGGAGTGGCTGGCGTGTCGGGACGGACCAGGGCAGCTTCACGGCAGGCGCGGTGATCCTGGCGGCAGGTCTGGGGGCGCTGTTGCCCCGCGCAGCCCGCGTTCCCGGCGTGGACTCGCACCCCGACGTGAGAACAGACCTCCCCGATCCCGCCGGGCTGGGTGGGCGGCGGGTGCTGATCGTGGGCGGCGTGCCGCAGGCGGCGCGGGCGGCGCTGGACCTGCTGGAAGCCGGGGCAACAGTCACCCTGACCCACAGCCGGGCCCTGTTCCGGGGCGATCCCGCATCACTGGCGCGGCTGGAAACGGCGAGGGCGGCCGGGCAGCTGGAGGTCCTGGCCCCGGCCCGCCTGCTGGGGCTCACGCCGCACGGGGCCCAGCTGGAAGTGAACAGCGAGCGGCGTACGGCCGGGGCCGACACGGTCCTGATTCTGGGCGGCTACCTGCCGGACCTCTCCCCCGTTCAGGCGTGGCCGCTGGACTGGCGCGGCGAGTACGTCCCGGACGGCCCCGGCGGGTGCACCGCCCTGGACGGCGTGTGGGCGGTGGGCGACGTGGCGCAGTCAGGCGGCGAGTTCAAGCTGATCTCGCTGGCCTTCGCGCAGGCCGCCGTCGCCGCCAACCACGCCGCCCATCACGTCCAGCCCGAACTGCGGGTCAGGCCCGGACACAGCAGCGAGAAACGCTGA
- a CDS encoding HAD family hydrolase — MLPSELLPADAPRAVVFDFDGTILDTETREFWHWQQLYRQHGRELALTDWQRGIGTWDAFDPWAGLPDEVQADRENVHADLHARIVADIGEQDLRPGVRAVLEGLHAAGFPLALATSSDRRWVTRWLEQHGLLNLFTVLCTRDDVRRVKPDPELYVLATQRLGLRAGECLAVEDSLNGGLAAVAAGLRLVVVPNDVTRTQPFPPEWARLNDGFSLGLVGLLEAAGVQGAEQGLGQRS, encoded by the coding sequence ATGCTGCCTTCCGAACTTCTTCCGGCTGACGCCCCCCGCGCCGTCGTCTTCGATTTCGACGGCACCATTCTGGACACCGAGACCCGCGAGTTCTGGCACTGGCAGCAGCTGTACCGGCAGCATGGGCGCGAGCTGGCGCTGACCGACTGGCAGCGCGGCATCGGCACCTGGGATGCCTTCGATCCCTGGGCCGGGCTGCCCGACGAGGTGCAGGCGGACCGCGAGAACGTTCACGCGGACCTGCACGCCCGGATCGTGGCCGACATCGGCGAGCAGGACCTGCGCCCCGGCGTGCGCGCGGTGCTGGAAGGGCTGCACGCTGCCGGGTTCCCGCTGGCCCTGGCCACCAGCAGTGACCGCCGCTGGGTGACGCGCTGGCTGGAGCAGCACGGCCTGCTGAACCTGTTCACGGTGCTGTGCACGCGCGACGACGTGCGGCGCGTCAAGCCGGACCCGGAACTGTACGTGCTGGCCACCCAGCGCCTGGGCCTGCGCGCCGGGGAGTGTCTGGCGGTGGAGGACAGCCTGAATGGGGGACTGGCCGCGGTCGCCGCTGGCCTGCGGCTGGTGGTCGTGCCCAACGACGTGACCCGGACCCAGCCCTTTCCGCCGGAGTGGGCGAGGCTGAACGACGGCTTCTCGCTGGGGCTGGTGGGGCTGCTGGAGGCGGCGGGCGTGCAGGGTGCGGAGCAGGGGCTGGGACAGCGGTCCTAG